One segment of Chiloscyllium plagiosum isolate BGI_BamShark_2017 chromosome 5, ASM401019v2, whole genome shotgun sequence DNA contains the following:
- the LOC122550208 gene encoding uncharacterized protein LOC122550208, whose translation MASGKLVPKEREWAVVITSFLLCTTALMATCRAHKVNLGCATGFLMQASAAALSAIHSYTEEPSVLLTVSLRDVSWLSMVIGLPLVSFGFHWLNGDHLAANSAAAVGILIAGCCGGLAEEGRETAVSLAIAAPVLSVLTICLVTTNLYGILGSLAVGLAGMAKEFRLGEQLGLKEVVVRNVLLTCGVVALHRALDTQQQQQAETT comes from the exons ATGGCAAGTGGGAAGTTGGTGCCCAAGGAGAGGGAGTGGGCTGTGGTGATCACCAGCTTTTTGCTGTGTACTACGGCATTGATGGCAACTTGCCGTGCCCATAAG GTAAACCTGGGGTGTGCCACTGGCTTCCTGATGCAGGCCAGTGCAGCGGCACTGAGTGCCATCCACTCGTACACTGAGGAGCCCTCTGTCCTCCTGACAGTCAGCCTGCGGGATGTCAGCTGGCTCTCCATGGTCATCGGGCTGCCGCTCGTCTCCTTTGGCTTCCACTGGCTCAATGGTGACCATCTGGCGGCGAACTCAGCAGCGGCTGTCGGCATCCTGATCGCCGGCTGTTGTGGTGGTCTAGCTGAGGAGGGCCGGGAGACCGCGGTGAGCTTGGCCATTGCTGCTCCTGTCCTCTCTGTCCTGACCATCTGCCTCGTCACCACCAACCTGTACGGCATCCTGGGCAGCCTGGCCGTCGGCCTAGCTGGCATGGCAAAGGAGTTTCGGCTGGGTGAGCAGCTGGGCCTGAAGGAGGTGGTTGTTCGGAATGTCCTGCTGACCTGTGGAGTGGTGGCACTGCATCGAGCACTGGAcacccagcagcagcagcaggcagAAACAACATGA